The Gammaproteobacteria bacterium genome contains the following window.
TCGGCTTGACCGATATCGTGAAATTGGCCAGCAATGAAAATCCATTAGGCTGTTCGCTCAAAGTACGAGAAGCCATGGAATCGTGTATGGCCGATATTGCGCGTTACCCTGATGCCAATGGCTATTATCTGAAACAAGCACTAAGCGAAAAGCTGGGGATTCGGGCAGGACAAATCACCTTGGGCAATGGCTCCAATGACGTGTTGGACCTGATTGCACGGACGTTTGCTGGGCCGGGTCGAGAAGTGATTTTTTCACAGCATGCTTTCTTGGTGTATCCGATTGTCACTAAGGCTGTTGAGGCGAAGGCCGTGGTGGTGCCGGCTCGAAATTATGGGCACGATTTAGATGCCATGGCGGACGCCATCACAGAACAAACCAGTTTGATTTTTATCGCCAACCCCAACAACCCAACAGGGACCTGGGTGAGCGCAAATGAATTACGCACGTTCTTAAAGCGTGTGCCGGAAAATGTCATTGTCGTTGTGGATGAAGCTTATTATGAATATGTCGACTCCCCCGATTATCCGCAGACACTTAGCAAGCTGGCGGAATTTCCCAATTTGATTGTCACCAGAACGTTTTCCAAAGCGTACGGGCTGGCCGGGTTACGCGTTGGCTATTCGGTTTCGCATCCTGACGTTGCTGATTTGCTCAACCGTATTCGCCAACCGTTTAATGTGAACAGCCTCGCGCTTGCGGCTGCAGAAGCCGCCTTGTCGGACGTGGATTTTCTACAAAAAGCGGTTGAGCTGAACAAAGCAGGAATGGCCTATCTGACGGCAGCTATGGACGACATGGGCTATCGTTATATTCCGTCTGCGGGCAACTTTTTGACGATTGATTTCGAATGTGATGCGCAGAGCCTTTACCAAAAGTT
Protein-coding sequences here:
- a CDS encoding histidinol-phosphate transaminase; its protein translation is MSCDLTALANAGIRGLQPYQPGKPISELQRELGLTDIVKLASNENPLGCSLKVREAMESCMADIARYPDANGYYLKQALSEKLGIRAGQITLGNGSNDVLDLIARTFAGPGREVIFSQHAFLVYPIVTKAVEAKAVVVPARNYGHDLDAMADAITEQTSLIFIANPNNPTGTWVSANELRTFLKRVPENVIVVVDEAYYEYVDSPDYPQTLSKLAEFPNLIVTRTFSKAYGLAGLRVGYSVSHPDVADLLNRIRQPFNVNSLALAAAEAALSDVDFLQKAVELNKAGMAYLTAAMDDMGYRYIPSAGNFLTIDFECDAQSLYQKLLHEGVIVRPVANYELPSHLRVSIGTMEENERFVQALKKVTGR